In Verrucomicrobiia bacterium, a genomic segment contains:
- a CDS encoding metalloregulator ArsR/SmtB family transcription factor — translation MGKKPVSRVPADQGLHVIAARFRLLGDVNRLKIIELLDDGVKERSLPELRARLRMSQAMLMKHLRALTSAGVLGRRKEGNTVWYSLIDPSVNELCDLVSESVQQRLAAHFKHYEDYEL, via the coding sequence ATGGGGAAGAAACCAGTCAGCCGGGTGCCTGCGGATCAGGGGTTGCATGTTATTGCAGCCCGTTTCCGCCTTTTGGGAGATGTCAACCGCCTCAAGATCATTGAGTTGCTGGATGACGGGGTGAAAGAACGCTCACTGCCCGAGTTGAGGGCGCGCCTGCGCATGAGCCAGGCCATGCTGATGAAGCACCTGCGGGCATTGACCAGCGCCGGTGTGCTGGGCCGGCGCAAAGAGGGGAATACCGTGTGGTATTCGCTGATTGATCCCAGCGTCAACGAATTGTGCGATCTGGTCAGCGAGAGCGTTCAACAACGTCTGGCCGCCCACTTCAAGCACTACGAGGATTACGAGCTTTAA